One region of Carbonactinospora thermoautotrophica genomic DNA includes:
- a CDS encoding MDR/zinc-dependent alcohol dehydrogenase-like family protein, whose amino-acid sequence MLAVVWHGPRRISVDDVPDPAIAEPPGAGIQVPHAGIRGSGRHLYDHGATALPKPGDVPGAEATDVVEETGLTHAGDPALAPCGIQRGHRSRRERGWYSCKTNRYGGGAGGQAERPRAPQAHSGPIRINRQAIPDHAAGSLAEVPPTAWQAVESAQPPGTLAVRGLGSIGQRRCLIARYRGAERVIDAEGSPADRVLQPGRLQQLVALYQALSSGRRGGTVSGRDGGWTPKFPLGAADLVTTEAPVPRAAEPYPAFRGKKPGRLTSVRAVPARTGALLGRPDSAGCQSSQERQGGTVRIPRLPRDQEFERLTGVHGHAACPGHRRPAGDRPDVDDATGVKQPCASW is encoded by the coding sequence ATGCTGGCCGTCGTCTGGCACGGACCACGCAGGATCAGCGTGGACGACGTACCCGATCCCGCGATCGCAGAGCCGCCCGGCGCGGGCATCCAAGTGCCCCACGCCGGCATCCGCGGGTCGGGCCGGCACCTGTACGACCATGGCGCGACGGCGCTCCCGAAGCCCGGGGACGTCCCCGGAGCTGAGGCGACGGACGTCGTCGAGGAGACCGGGCTGACGCACGCCGGCGACCCCGCCTTGGCCCCGTGCGGCATCCAGCGCGGGCACCGCTCCAGGCGCGAGCGCGGCTGGTACTCCTGCAAGACCAACCGGTACGGCGGGGGGGCCGGCGGCCAGGCCGAGCGCCCGCGCGCGCCGCAGGCGCACTCCGGACCCATCAGGATCAACCGGCAGGCGATCCCGGACCACGCGGCCGGGTCGCTGGCCGAGGTGCCGCCCACGGCGTGGCAGGCGGTCGAGTCCGCGCAACCGCCCGGCACCCTGGCGGTACGCGGCCTGGGCTCGATCGGCCAGAGGCGCTGCCTGATCGCGCGCTACCGGGGCGCGGAACGGGTGATCGACGCGGAGGGCTCGCCCGCCGACCGGGTGCTCCAGCCCGGGCGGCTCCAGCAGCTGGTCGCGCTGTACCAGGCGCTCAGCTCGGGGCGGCGCGGCGGCACGGTCTCAGGGCGGGACGGCGGCTGGACGCCGAAGTTCCCGCTCGGCGCGGCCGACCTGGTGACGACCGAAGCGCCGGTGCCGCGGGCCGCTGAGCCGTACCCGGCGTTCCGCGGCAAGAAACCAGGTCGTCTTACGAGCGTTCGGGCTGTGCCGGCGCGGACCGGCGCGCTGCTCGGCCGACCCGACAGCGCTGGGTGTCAAAGCAGCCAGGAAAGGCAAGGAGGAACAGTGCGTATCCCGCGATTGCCGCGCGACCAGGAGTTCGAGCGGCTGACCGGCGTCCACGGGCACGCGGCCTGCCCCGGGCACCGGCGGCCCGCCGGAGACCGGCCCGACGTCGACGACGCCACAGGGGTGAAGCAGCCATGCGCGTCCTGGTGA
- a CDS encoding GPGG-motif small membrane protein → MEFILWLLAVILVIYGVVLLVRGSVLYGILLIIVGLLVGPGGVSLFT, encoded by the coding sequence ATGGAGTTCATCCTGTGGTTGCTCGCCGTGATCCTGGTGATCTACGGCGTCGTGCTGCTGGTTCGTGGGTCCGTCCTGTACGGGATTCTGCTGATCATCGTCGGTCTACTGGTCGGTCCCGGAGGGGTGAGCCTCTTCACCTAG
- a CDS encoding DUF6158 family protein, giving the protein MPEPPGPIRSGVDPRELSDEDLMRELRHLHETRHEALLHGPADALRRHTTRMVELEDEYVRRHPERAVDPARTREGARARAGQA; this is encoded by the coding sequence ATGCCCGAGCCGCCTGGTCCCATCCGATCCGGTGTCGACCCGCGTGAGCTGTCCGACGAGGACCTGATGCGGGAGCTGCGACACCTGCACGAGACGCGTCACGAGGCGTTGCTGCACGGCCCGGCGGACGCGTTGCGCCGGCACACCACGCGGATGGTCGAACTGGAGGACGAGTACGTGCGCCGGCATCCGGAGCGGGCCGTGGACCCCGCACGCACCCGCGAGGGAGCACGCGCCCGGGCCGGCCAAGCCTGA
- a CDS encoding HAD-IIIA family hydrolase, whose protein sequence is MRDVPHNSDPTRVEPMPGARAALDRLRRARLRLGVVSNQSGVGRGLITAEQMRLVNARVEALLGRFDVWAVCTHEPYAGCGCRKPAPGLIVEAARRLGLTPADCVVIGDIGSDMAAARAAGSCGILVPTPRTRSEEIAVAPCVVADLGEAVDLILEAMR, encoded by the coding sequence ATCCGGGACGTACCCCACAACAGCGATCCGACACGTGTGGAGCCCATGCCGGGGGCCCGCGCCGCACTGGACCGGCTGCGTCGCGCCCGACTGCGGCTCGGCGTGGTCAGCAACCAGTCCGGAGTCGGCCGCGGGTTGATCACCGCCGAGCAGATGCGGCTGGTGAACGCGCGGGTCGAGGCCCTGCTCGGCCGGTTCGACGTGTGGGCCGTCTGCACGCACGAGCCGTACGCGGGCTGTGGCTGCCGCAAGCCGGCACCGGGCCTCATCGTCGAGGCAGCGCGTCGGCTCGGGCTCACTCCGGCGGACTGTGTGGTGATCGGCGACATCGGCAGTGACATGGCGGCCGCCCGGGCCGCCGGCTCGTGCGGGATCCTCGTGCCCACGCCCCGCACCCGGTCCGAAGAGATCGCCGTCGCCCCCTGCGTGGTGGCTGACCTGGGGGAGGCGGTCGACCTGATCCTGGAGGCCATGCGATGA
- a CDS encoding glycosyltransferase family 9 protein, translating into MTGRVLAVRLDNAGDVLLTGPAIRALAARAGRVTVLAGPSGAEAARLLPGVGEVLTWRAPWADFDPPPVDPAAVTRLVTELRSRDLDEAVIFTSFHQSPLPAALLLRLAGVRRISAISEDYPGSLLDVRHRVPEHADLPEAERALSLARAAGYDLPAGDDGRLAVRRPLPDTRRLTGEEPYLVCHPGVSVPARAWLPERWRAAVAELVAAGHRVVVTGSPREIELTGAVAEAAPGVVDLGGRTSLAELAGVLDRAACAVVANTGPAHLAAAVGTPVVSLFAPVVPAPRWAPYGVPTVLLGDQEAPCRNSRARVCPVPGHPCLTSVTALDVRAAVEKLTGESLNA; encoded by the coding sequence ATGACGGGACGTGTCCTCGCCGTACGGCTCGACAACGCCGGCGACGTGCTGCTCACCGGCCCGGCGATCCGTGCCCTGGCGGCGCGTGCCGGGCGGGTGACGGTGCTGGCCGGGCCGTCCGGCGCGGAGGCGGCCCGCCTGCTGCCCGGCGTCGGCGAGGTGCTGACGTGGCGGGCGCCGTGGGCGGACTTCGACCCGCCCCCGGTCGATCCGGCCGCTGTCACCCGGCTGGTCACCGAGCTGCGGAGCCGGGACCTGGACGAGGCGGTGATCTTCACCTCGTTCCACCAGTCCCCGCTGCCGGCCGCGCTGCTGCTGCGCCTGGCGGGGGTCCGGCGGATCAGCGCGATCAGCGAGGACTACCCCGGCTCCCTGCTCGACGTGCGGCACCGGGTGCCCGAGCACGCGGACCTCCCGGAGGCCGAGCGCGCCCTGTCGCTCGCCCGCGCCGCCGGATACGACCTGCCCGCCGGCGATGACGGCCGGCTCGCGGTACGCCGCCCGCTCCCGGACACCCGGCGGCTCACCGGCGAGGAGCCGTACCTGGTGTGCCACCCGGGCGTGTCGGTGCCGGCCCGGGCCTGGCTGCCCGAGCGGTGGCGCGCGGCCGTCGCCGAGCTGGTGGCCGCCGGTCACCGGGTCGTGGTGACGGGCTCCCCCCGGGAGATCGAACTGACCGGCGCGGTCGCCGAAGCGGCGCCCGGCGTGGTCGACCTGGGCGGGCGGACCAGCCTGGCCGAGCTGGCCGGCGTGCTGGACCGCGCCGCCTGCGCGGTCGTCGCCAACACCGGCCCGGCCCACCTAGCCGCCGCCGTCGGCACGCCGGTGGTGTCGCTGTTCGCACCGGTCGTACCGGCCCCGCGCTGGGCTCCGTACGGGGTGCCCACGGTCCTGCTTGGCGACCAGGAGGCCCCCTGCCGGAACAGCCGGGCGCGGGTCTGCCCGGTGCCCGGCCATCCCTGCCTGACCTCGGTCACGGCCCTCGACGTCCGGGCCGCGGTCGAGAAGCTGACGGGAGAAAGCCTCAATGCGTGA